A segment of the Terribacillus aidingensis genome:
TGATCGTAAACAGTTGCTCTGGAAAGAAGCATTTACTGAAAACACACAAGGATCTTTTACAGCTCAGACACATTACAGGCGTTACTCCGTCAGGATCGAAGGCAAACATACAAAGGGCGGATGTCGTTTACAGTTTACGGAAAATGGTTCGCAGTAACTCTTGCTAACGGGTTTCGACAGAACACAGTTTTTATATGAAGCATTGAAATATTTTAGATTTTCAATTGCTAATACAATCCGATTCTGCTCGCTGTAATCTCTTTTCCGTTCTTTCCGGTTGAGGTAACTTGGCAAAAAATCGCAGGAGCGAGTGTGATGCTGCTTTCGATTTTTCTTCTTACCTCGAATAAAAAAATAAATATCATTCATCTAAAAAGAGTACGGGTTGATGGTAAGGTCTGTGCATGTCTATGCTATAGTAAAAGGGAAAATTAGAGGAGGGATCAGGATGCAGACAGAACGGTTACAGAAGCAGGATTTGGAAGCGGCAATGCAGATGTCAGAGTATGCTTTCCGGTACCGCATACCGGAAGATAAGCGAGACGCAAGACTGGAGCAGATGGATCAGCACCAGCAGCTTTTTGGTATCAAGGAAAATGGGAAGCTGGCTGCCAAGCTGCAGCTGCTGCCGCTTTCGATCAAACTTGGTGAGCAGACAATGCTGATGGGTGGGATTGCCGGGGTGGCTACTTATCCGGAATATCGCCGGAATGGATATATAAAGCGACTATTAACTGATACGCTTTATCATATGCGCGAGCAAGGGATGCCTGTTTCGATGCTGCATCCATTCTACGTCGATTTCTATCGCAGGTTTGGGTACGAGTTATTTGCGGACCGAACGATTTATACATTGAAGAAGAAAGATCTCATGCGCCTGACACCGGTGGACGGCACAATTGAGCGTATAAAGAAAGAGGAACATACACAGGAAATTGAAGATATCTACAATGCTTACTCCTCTACATACAGCGGCATGCTTGCACGAGAAGATTTTTGGTGGAAGCATCGGGTATACCGCGACCATGATTTTATTGCCCTTTATCGTGACGCTGAAGGTAAAGCGCAAGGGTATATCATTTATGAGATCGCTTCACGTGACAAGCTGGATGTGTCGGAATTCGTTGCCCTTACGGCTGATTCTCGTATCGGGTTGTGGAATTTCCTTGCGCAGCATGATTCCATGTTTGAGGAAGTAAAGTTGGACCTGCCACCGCATGATCCGCTTATCTTTATGCTGCCGGATCCGCAGCT
Coding sequences within it:
- a CDS encoding GNAT family N-acetyltransferase; amino-acid sequence: MQTERLQKQDLEAAMQMSEYAFRYRIPEDKRDARLEQMDQHQQLFGIKENGKLAAKLQLLPLSIKLGEQTMLMGGIAGVATYPEYRRNGYIKRLLTDTLYHMREQGMPVSMLHPFYVDFYRRFGYELFADRTIYTLKKKDLMRLTPVDGTIERIKKEEHTQEIEDIYNAYSSTYSGMLAREDFWWKHRVYRDHDFIALYRDAEGKAQGYIIYEIASRDKLDVSEFVALTADSRIGLWNFLAQHDSMFEEVKLDLPPHDPLIFMLPDPQLEVKHYPYFMARILDVPAFFEKYDWQGSPAGVVLHVEDTIIRENNDTFTFKDENTEISSETKGIKLSINMLAAIAFGYKRPFVLWQAGLIDGPEEMIRKFEQSIPRREPYIYDFF